The nucleotide sequence TATCATAATTTTCCCCAAGAACCTTTATATTATCAATAATGTCTAATGAGGCTACGCCAGGATATCCTTCACCTGATACAGCTTGCATAGTCGTTATGAAAACACTATCTACCTTAAAGTTCTGATAAATTGGTGCCAAAGGCAAAAGCACTCCTTGAGCAGCACATAATGGTGTTGTAACTATAAACCCCTTCCAATCCCTTTTCTTTCTCTGTTCATCTATTAATGTTATCGTATGAGGATTAATTTCTGGTATCAATAATGGAATATCAGGCTCAAATCTGTGATCTGGCGAGTCACTTATCACTTTGAACCCATGTTTAGCAAACTCCTCCTCTACAGGTCCTGCAGCTCCAGCAGGTAATGGAGAAAAAACTAAGTCTACATCGTCCATTAACTTAGGATCAGTTGGCTTTATCTCCATATTTGCAACTTCCTTCGGAATTTGACCAATTGTCTGCCATCTTACCACTTCACCGTATGGCTTACCTACTGAACCTTTGCCTGCTAGATATGCCACTTTTATATATGGATGATTTGCCAACATCCTCACGTATTCTATACCTACCAATCCTGTTGAACCAAGTATTGCAGCTTTGAGAACCCTTCTCATACTATATATTACTGTTTAATATAATATAAACTTTTTGAACAATGCTGACATATAGAGTGATTAATTAACGTATTATAATGATAAATTACAATAATGATAAACTTATTAGAAAATTTATAAAATATTTAGAGAAATAAAGTGGAGGTATTTGAAATCTGTTGAGATATCTCATGTTAATTCTTGATATAGATTATTGTGTTTATGCTGTATGTTCAGTAAAATTAGGGATAGTTCAAGATATATCTCTACCTCTAGAAATTAGATTCAATCATTAAGACAAATGAGAGATAATGCATTAACAATAAAATATAATTAGAAATTAAATTGGCTTTGCGATTAT is from Sulfolobus acidocaldarius DSM 639 and encodes:
- the asd gene encoding aspartate-semialdehyde dehydrogenase, encoding MRRVLKAAILGSTGLVGIEYVRMLANHPYIKVAYLAGKGSVGKPYGEVVRWQTIGQIPKEVANMEIKPTDPKLMDDVDLVFSPLPAGAAGPVEEEFAKHGFKVISDSPDHRFEPDIPLLIPEINPHTITLIDEQRKKRDWKGFIVTTPLCAAQGVLLPLAPIYQNFKVDSVFITTMQAVSGEGYPGVASLDIIDNIKVLGENYDNKLIKEVHRVLSETKRNVNDSGNDVTLSATTHRVATIHGHYEIIYVTFKEDVNVEKVREAMDNFKGEPQNLKLPTAPSKPIILTNEDSRPQVYFDRWAGEIPGMSVVVGRLSQVNRRAIRFASLIHNTVRGAAGGGILATEFLVEKGYMD